The following are encoded in a window of Lichenicola cladoniae genomic DNA:
- a CDS encoding MalY/PatB family protein encodes MPLDFDAPVDRIGTDCSKWSRYGPDVLPLWVADMDFAVAPGIVSALQARLQHPVFGYAAAGDGLRAQIVAELRESHDWTVGPEEIVFLPGVEPGFNMALRALLRPGDTVAVQTPIYRPILNAPGHWGMQRLDLPLHREPGGWSMDREALEEGIGRSQALLLCNPHNPTGKVFTRDELAEIAVTCLSHGTLIISDEIHCDLLHDGRRHVPIASIDPGVSDRTITLMAASKTYNIAGLKCAFAIIRNRAMRATFEAHRLGMVDSVNALGLVATEAAYATGKPWKTALLTYLQANRDYLVEAVRTRLPGLSMQAPEGTFLSWLDCTEARLGMPAQQFFLDRAKVGLNNGSDYDAAAGDFVRLNFGCTRAVLEAAIGRMEASLSAG; translated from the coding sequence ATGCCGCTGGACTTCGACGCGCCGGTCGACCGGATCGGGACCGACTGCTCGAAATGGAGCCGATACGGCCCGGACGTGCTGCCGCTCTGGGTGGCCGACATGGACTTCGCCGTCGCGCCCGGCATCGTCTCGGCACTGCAGGCCCGGCTGCAGCATCCGGTGTTCGGCTATGCCGCCGCCGGCGATGGTCTGCGCGCGCAGATCGTTGCCGAACTGCGGGAGAGTCACGACTGGACCGTGGGGCCGGAGGAGATCGTGTTCCTGCCCGGGGTGGAACCGGGTTTCAACATGGCCCTGCGCGCGCTGCTGCGTCCCGGCGACACCGTCGCGGTGCAGACGCCGATCTACCGGCCTATCCTGAACGCTCCCGGCCATTGGGGCATGCAGCGGCTCGACCTGCCGCTCCATCGGGAGCCAGGCGGCTGGTCGATGGACAGGGAGGCGCTGGAGGAGGGGATCGGCCGGTCCCAGGCACTGCTTCTGTGCAATCCGCATAACCCGACCGGCAAGGTCTTCACGCGCGACGAGCTTGCCGAGATCGCGGTCACATGCCTGTCGCATGGCACGCTGATCATTTCCGACGAGATCCATTGCGACCTGCTGCATGACGGGAGGCGTCATGTTCCGATCGCGTCGATCGACCCCGGCGTGTCCGACCGGACGATCACGCTGATGGCGGCAAGCAAGACCTACAATATCGCCGGGCTGAAATGCGCCTTCGCCATCATCCGAAATCGGGCGATGCGCGCGACGTTCGAGGCGCATCGGCTCGGCATGGTCGACAGCGTGAACGCGCTGGGCCTGGTCGCGACCGAGGCGGCCTATGCCACCGGCAAGCCTTGGAAAACGGCGTTGCTGACCTACCTGCAAGCGAACCGCGATTACCTGGTCGAAGCGGTGCGGACACGCCTTCCGGGCCTGTCGATGCAGGCTCCGGAGGGAACGTTCCTGTCGTGGCTGGACTGCACCGAGGCCAGGCTCGGCATGCCGGCGCAGCAGTTCTTTCTCGACCGGGCCAAGGTCGGACTGAATAATGGTTCGGACTACGATGCCGCCGCCGGCGACTTCGTTCGGCTGAATTTCGGATGCACCCGTGCTGTGCTGGAGGCGGCGATCGGCCGGATGGAAGCGAGCCTGTCGGCAGGATGA
- a CDS encoding ABC transporter ATP-binding protein gives MSEACARPTPDLPVLAVDRLSVTFASGRASVRVVDDVSFTLGQGEILALLGESGCGKSMTALAIMGLVPGAGRPGGRVMLDGEALLDVPPDRLRALRGQRMAMVFQDPMSALNPVLSLGNQIGEALRCHTGLRRAALRDRVVALLGEVGLADPAQVADRFPHELSGGMCQRVMIAMAIACDPGLLIADEPTTALDVTVQKQILDLLHGLRRRHRTAILLITHDLGVVAENADRVAVMYAGQVVEEAPVAVLYARPAHPYTLGLLRSMPRLESRPDDDPGSFYAIPGTVPDPANLPPGCRFEPRCDRADQACRETAPALEALRPDHRVRCWHPVAGP, from the coding sequence ATGAGCGAGGCCTGCGCCCGTCCGACGCCGGACCTTCCGGTCCTTGCCGTGGACCGGCTCTCGGTCACGTTCGCGAGCGGGCGAGCATCGGTCCGTGTGGTCGACGATGTCAGTTTCACACTCGGGCAAGGCGAGATCCTGGCGCTGCTGGGGGAGTCCGGCTGCGGCAAGAGCATGACCGCACTGGCGATCATGGGGCTGGTCCCGGGCGCTGGACGGCCGGGTGGGCGGGTCATGCTGGATGGCGAGGCGCTGCTGGACGTGCCTCCGGACCGTTTGCGCGCGCTGCGTGGCCAGCGCATGGCGATGGTGTTCCAGGACCCGATGTCGGCGCTCAACCCGGTGCTGAGCTTGGGCAACCAGATCGGCGAGGCGCTGCGTTGTCACACCGGCCTGCGTCGCGCGGCACTGCGCGATCGCGTGGTGGCGCTGCTCGGCGAGGTCGGGCTGGCAGATCCGGCGCAGGTGGCCGACCGGTTCCCGCATGAACTGTCCGGCGGCATGTGCCAGCGCGTCATGATCGCGATGGCGATCGCCTGCGACCCGGGATTGCTGATCGCCGATGAGCCGACCACGGCGCTGGACGTGACCGTGCAGAAACAGATCCTCGACCTGCTGCATGGCCTGCGCCGGCGGCATCGCACCGCCATCCTGTTGATCACCCACGATCTCGGCGTAGTCGCCGAGAATGCCGACCGGGTCGCGGTCATGTATGCCGGGCAGGTGGTCGAGGAGGCGCCGGTCGCCGTGTTGTATGCCCGGCCGGCGCATCCCTACACGCTGGGGCTGCTGCGCTCGATGCCCCGGCTGGAGTCCCGGCCGGACGATGACCCCGGCAGCTTCTACGCCATCCCGGGCACGGTTCCCGATCCGGCGAACCTGCCGCCGGGCTGCCGGTTCGAACCGCGCTGCGACCGGGCCGACCAGGCCTGCCGCGAGACCGCCCCGGCACTGGAGGCGCTCCGGCCGGATCATCGGGTGCGTTGCTGGCATCCGGTCGCGGGTCCATGA
- a CDS encoding ABC transporter ATP-binding protein produces MSAPLLQVTGLGKSYPVRNAWPFAARRTVRVLDDVSFSLDRGETLGLVGESGSGKSTTGRVILKLVPASGGSVRFDGQEILPLSEPAFRPLRQAMQMVFQDPAGSLNPSDRVGRIIGETLGVHAPGLSASDRVARTNELLGMVGLDPAASGRYPHEFSGGQRQRIGIARALAVGPRLIIADEPVSALDVSVQAQILNLMRDLKARLGLSYLFIAHDLAVVRQMSDRVAVMYRGQIVETASSHDIYRTPAHPYTRLLLSAIPRPEVPKPVRDQAAPDLPMASQPSDASSVGTGGCVFTARCPIRSPICVEVRPQTRLVGTNHHVACHNS; encoded by the coding sequence ATGAGCGCGCCGCTGCTGCAGGTCACCGGCCTCGGCAAGAGCTATCCGGTTCGCAACGCCTGGCCGTTCGCCGCGCGTCGCACGGTGCGTGTGCTCGACGATGTCAGTTTCAGCCTCGACCGTGGCGAAACGCTCGGGCTGGTCGGTGAGTCCGGAAGTGGAAAATCAACCACCGGGCGGGTCATCCTCAAGCTGGTTCCGGCCTCCGGCGGCTCGGTGCGCTTCGATGGCCAGGAAATCCTCCCGCTGTCCGAGCCCGCGTTCCGCCCGTTGCGCCAGGCGATGCAGATGGTGTTCCAGGATCCCGCCGGTTCGCTCAACCCGTCGGACCGCGTCGGCCGGATCATCGGCGAAACGCTCGGCGTACATGCGCCAGGCCTGTCCGCATCCGACCGGGTGGCGCGCACCAACGAACTGCTTGGGATGGTCGGGCTCGATCCAGCCGCATCCGGGCGCTATCCGCACGAGTTTTCCGGCGGGCAGCGGCAGCGGATCGGGATCGCGCGGGCGCTTGCAGTCGGCCCGCGCCTGATCATCGCCGACGAGCCGGTCTCCGCACTCGACGTCTCGGTGCAGGCGCAGATCCTGAACCTGATGCGCGACCTGAAGGCGCGGCTGGGCTTGTCCTATCTGTTCATCGCGCACGATCTCGCGGTGGTGCGGCAGATGAGCGACCGGGTCGCGGTCATGTATCGCGGACAGATCGTGGAGACTGCGAGCAGCCACGACATTTATCGTACACCGGCGCACCCCTATACGCGGCTGCTGCTCAGTGCGATCCCACGTCCCGAAGTGCCGAAACCGGTGAGGGATCAGGCGGCGCCCGATCTGCCGATGGCTAGCCAGCCGTCGGACGCATCGTCCGTGGGGACGGGGGGCTGTGTCTTTACGGCACGCTGTCCGATCCGCAGCCCGATCTGCGTCGAGGTGCGACCGCAGACGCGGCTGGTTGGCACGAACCATCATGTGGCGTGCCACAATAGCTGA
- a CDS encoding amidohydrolase family protein: protein MSIIVDAHNHIGDRPGARQTGPELVAKMDQAGVDRGVIFPFVEGNFTNDAVKVAIDACPDRLIGYCAVNPWQPDAAAEVRRCVKDWGFRGLKLHPTLNGFHLSDPKLVDPLFEEAQSLGIPIIAHGASDLYNSPPEFAEMARRFPKVCLLMAHMGFFWSVDQAITYAAAFPNLILETSRAPIFEITTAVAALGPDKVVWGTDSPFVDYEWEFRKMERCSPDPGIRRRVLGETMAEMLGLG from the coding sequence ATGTCGATCATCGTGGACGCGCATAATCATATCGGCGACCGTCCCGGCGCACGCCAGACCGGGCCCGAGCTGGTCGCCAAGATGGACCAGGCCGGCGTCGACCGCGGCGTGATCTTTCCGTTCGTCGAAGGGAACTTCACGAACGATGCCGTCAAGGTCGCGATAGATGCATGCCCGGACCGGTTGATCGGCTACTGCGCCGTCAATCCCTGGCAGCCGGACGCCGCGGCCGAAGTAAGGCGTTGCGTGAAGGACTGGGGCTTCCGTGGCCTCAAGCTGCACCCGACACTGAATGGCTTCCACCTGTCCGACCCGAAGCTGGTGGACCCGCTGTTCGAGGAAGCGCAATCGCTCGGCATTCCGATCATCGCGCACGGGGCCAGCGATCTCTACAACAGCCCGCCTGAATTCGCGGAAATGGCTCGTCGCTTTCCGAAGGTCTGCCTGCTGATGGCGCATATGGGCTTCTTCTGGTCGGTAGACCAGGCGATCACCTACGCAGCCGCATTTCCAAACCTGATCCTCGAAACGTCCCGTGCGCCGATCTTCGAGATCACCACGGCGGTTGCGGCACTCGGTCCCGACAAGGTCGTCTGGGGCACCGACTCACCGTTCGTCGATTACGAATGGGAGTTTCGCAAGATGGAGCGATGCAGTCCCGATCCCGGGATACGGCGCCGCGTGCTCGGCGAAACGATGGCCGAGATGCTGGGCCTTGGCTGA
- a CDS encoding sugar-binding transcriptional regulator, which produces MADKPGPQSASFGGADAPEILSERRLELAARAAWLYYAKGQRQDDIARTLGLSRQVIQRLIATAAAEKLIRFQLLHPLAACIELADQLADRFQLVCAEVVPSLPDRRDNISSIADAAACTMETLLMKTEPAIVAIGGQRVIRDATLRVAPMHRPMHRLVSLMGNMTREGRATHYDSIMGLAKRVGAQCYPLPMPVVTDCVEAKTVLESQPGYRSCATLVRDADLLMTGIGYIDGTAPLLRDGFVTEAELARATELGAVGELRGYCFDAGGSVIDAPHHARLTSFPLVSPATSRTILVQCGAFRVRALRAAFRGGLANGLITDEETARLLLD; this is translated from the coding sequence TTGGCTGACAAGCCAGGGCCGCAATCGGCGTCCTTCGGCGGCGCCGACGCGCCGGAGATCCTGAGCGAGAGGCGTCTCGAACTCGCGGCGCGTGCCGCCTGGCTCTACTACGCCAAGGGACAGCGGCAGGACGATATCGCCCGCACGCTCGGCCTGTCCCGCCAGGTGATCCAGCGCCTGATCGCGACAGCGGCGGCCGAGAAGCTCATCCGGTTCCAGCTGCTGCATCCGCTGGCGGCCTGCATCGAGCTCGCCGACCAGCTGGCCGACCGCTTCCAGCTGGTTTGTGCCGAGGTTGTGCCGAGCCTGCCCGACCGGCGGGACAACATCTCGTCGATTGCCGACGCTGCAGCCTGCACCATGGAGACGCTGCTGATGAAGACCGAGCCGGCGATCGTCGCGATCGGCGGCCAGCGGGTCATCCGCGACGCGACCCTGCGCGTGGCGCCGATGCACCGTCCCATGCATCGACTGGTCTCGCTGATGGGCAACATGACCCGCGAGGGACGGGCCACCCACTATGACAGCATCATGGGCCTGGCCAAACGCGTCGGCGCGCAATGCTATCCGCTGCCGATGCCGGTGGTTACGGACTGCGTCGAGGCAAAGACCGTCCTGGAATCGCAGCCCGGCTATCGAAGCTGCGCCACCCTGGTTCGCGATGCCGACCTGCTGATGACCGGCATCGGCTATATCGACGGCACCGCTCCGCTTCTGCGCGACGGCTTCGTCACCGAGGCCGAGCTTGCGCGCGCGACCGAGCTCGGGGCGGTCGGTGAGTTGCGCGGCTACTGCTTCGATGCCGGGGGATCTGTTATCGATGCGCCCCATCATGCGCGCCTGACATCGTTTCCGCTGGTGTCGCCTGCCACCTCGCGCACCATCCTGGTGCAATGCGGCGCGTTTCGGGTGCGTGCCTTGCGTGCCGCATTCCGCGGCGGCCTGGCCAACGGCCTGATTACCGATGAGGAAACGGCACGTCTGCTCCTGGACTGA
- a CDS encoding MFS transporter, protein MNSESTASAIRVTAPGGLLSRIGGRLSWAAMVYLWIIYALNSNMRQWFSIVQPSVVEEFHLTPATMGLYSGLLTAAVGVSGIVFSPLLAGGGRGWARKYRHLPIVLCYGIFSVLTGIGALTTTIAAIFAFQLIKNLASGIGEVAEVTAIAEWWPLERRGFAQGLHHTAFPWGSLIGGLAISAVLGIFGSTHWRYIFLILPFFLLPVFFFYWRFSTKDNYAGFVEDTRARGETPPLAEDEQTHRAPPGAFWRTVRNPNVLVVSIASGFGNFSLYGLGFWLPAYLAFIVHYPLAKVAAYSVLFTITGGIGQIVWGAISDRFGRKLSLVLMFLWLTVAFSLFRFVGVGLGTMIAIQLFAGMATNGIYPVLYAMGSDSCERGTIAIANGLNIGGVILGGLGTVVVGVLIQWGGGYSSPVGFNLSLYFLAGTMALSAIMIALFTRETNGPFIHLDRALVSRESCLRNEYRHSNEQGD, encoded by the coding sequence ATGAACAGCGAAAGCACTGCTTCCGCCATCCGCGTAACGGCTCCGGGCGGCCTGCTGTCCCGGATCGGCGGCCGCCTGTCCTGGGCGGCGATGGTGTATCTCTGGATCATCTACGCGCTCAATTCGAACATGCGCCAATGGTTCTCGATCGTGCAGCCGTCCGTGGTCGAGGAGTTCCACCTGACACCGGCGACGATGGGACTTTATTCCGGTCTGCTCACCGCGGCCGTCGGGGTCTCCGGCATCGTGTTCTCGCCGCTGCTTGCAGGCGGCGGGCGCGGATGGGCTCGCAAATACCGGCATCTGCCGATAGTCCTCTGCTACGGGATTTTCTCCGTCCTGACCGGCATCGGCGCGCTGACCACCACCATCGCCGCGATCTTTGCATTCCAGCTCATAAAGAACCTCGCCAGCGGTATCGGAGAAGTGGCGGAAGTGACAGCCATTGCCGAATGGTGGCCGCTGGAACGACGTGGCTTCGCGCAAGGCCTGCACCATACCGCCTTTCCCTGGGGCTCGCTGATCGGCGGGCTCGCGATCTCGGCCGTGCTCGGGATTTTCGGCAGCACCCATTGGCGCTACATCTTCCTGATCCTGCCGTTCTTCCTGCTGCCGGTGTTTTTCTTCTACTGGCGCTTCTCGACAAAAGATAACTATGCCGGCTTCGTCGAGGACACCCGTGCACGCGGGGAGACCCCGCCTCTGGCGGAGGACGAGCAGACCCATCGCGCACCGCCGGGCGCCTTCTGGCGAACGGTCCGCAATCCGAACGTGCTGGTCGTCTCCATCGCCTCGGGCTTCGGCAACTTCAGCCTCTACGGGCTGGGCTTCTGGCTCCCGGCCTATCTTGCGTTCATCGTGCACTATCCGCTGGCGAAAGTTGCCGCGTATTCCGTACTCTTCACCATCACCGGCGGCATCGGCCAGATCGTGTGGGGAGCGATCTCGGATCGGTTCGGGCGGAAACTCAGTCTTGTCCTGATGTTCCTGTGGCTGACCGTCGCCTTCTCCCTGTTCCGCTTCGTCGGCGTCGGTCTCGGCACGATGATTGCCATCCAGCTCTTTGCCGGCATGGCGACCAATGGAATCTATCCAGTGCTCTATGCGATGGGCTCGGATTCCTGCGAGCGCGGAACCATTGCCATCGCCAACGGGCTCAACATCGGCGGCGTCATCCTGGGAGGCCTGGGAACCGTCGTCGTTGGCGTGCTGATCCAGTGGGGCGGCGGCTATTCCTCACCGGTGGGCTTCAATCTCAGCCTGTATTTCCTGGCCGGCACGATGGCCCTGTCGGCAATCATGATCGCGCTGTTCACACGCGAGACCAACGGCCCGTTCATCCACCTCGATCGCGCCCTGGTGTCGCGCGAGTCCTGCCTCCGGAACGAGTATCGGCATTCCAACGAACAAGGAGATTAG
- a CDS encoding N-acyl homoserine lactonase family protein: protein MSATGFVKRLWALEGGTLQDDRGKLVVGESGQVTLPCPSFLIEHERGLVLMDTGLVPATADDPMAVYGEMGKELSVSLTHAQRIDRQIEALGFALTDVKHVIMSHLHWDHTGGMYLFPHAEFHVMSGELQYAHWPLPAGPTYRLEDITPTRGFKWNEIEGAELDFFGDGSLVILHMPGHTPGNASLLVRLRSRTILLAADSAHLRSGYLSDLPMPSDWNTLQSVQSLRRLRQIARSHDAMVWILHDPEDWAEYKHAPEFYE from the coding sequence ATGTCTGCAACAGGTTTCGTCAAACGCCTCTGGGCGCTGGAAGGTGGCACGCTGCAGGACGACCGCGGCAAGCTGGTCGTCGGAGAGTCGGGCCAGGTGACGCTGCCCTGCCCGAGTTTCCTGATCGAGCACGAACGCGGCCTCGTGCTGATGGATACCGGCCTGGTCCCGGCCACCGCGGACGATCCGATGGCCGTCTATGGCGAGATGGGCAAGGAACTAAGCGTTTCGCTCACCCACGCGCAGCGCATCGACCGGCAGATCGAGGCGCTGGGCTTCGCGCTGACCGACGTCAAGCACGTCATCATGAGCCATCTGCACTGGGATCACACCGGCGGGATGTATCTTTTCCCGCACGCCGAATTCCACGTCATGAGCGGCGAACTGCAATACGCCCACTGGCCGCTCCCGGCCGGGCCGACTTATCGTCTCGAGGACATCACGCCCACTCGCGGCTTCAAATGGAATGAAATCGAGGGCGCCGAGCTGGATTTCTTCGGCGACGGCAGTCTGGTCATCCTGCACATGCCGGGTCACACCCCAGGCAATGCCAGCCTGCTGGTACGCCTGCGCAGCCGCACCATCCTGCTCGCCGCCGACAGTGCCCATCTACGCTCCGGCTACCTCTCCGACCTGCCGATGCCGTCGGACTGGAATACCCTGCAATCCGTCCAGTCGTTGCGACGCCTGCGACAGATCGCCAGGAGCCACGACGCGATGGTCTGGATACTGCACGATCCCGAGGACTGGGCGGAATACAAGCACGCGCCGGAATTCTACGAGTAG
- a CDS encoding SUMF1/EgtB/PvdO family nonheme iron enzyme yields the protein MNKADAACRTLIARFGARKTYLPLLVNYTHEDRAAKGLRTIADPSAARPPIHYSAVEVVAQDRAVLLLGPHGAGKTSFALDLALNLAGERIGDPAFNLARLERVLPRNDLGDVAPEAWSGKLPVPVYLRVTGPTTLAAVLEALPGAPTLGAGEPMLLILDGAEHLDASAAEMFAALGDLLARVPTLRVLVLGETGHCAGWSLPDVFATYSLLPLLETQRDAYRKAVAPAAEAMSARGGPALPELFLLSLDLVDPPETPYRLVDAWLLAALGSDNAVAQLAAQAFDNHRDAVPAPNDLSSLVSLHLVARHLETIGPSAILAMFASDPVRWAEPAGLTGRRLSDRATGDTGAATSLASLVDGLASLPDAAGGRGALVAAGVIETEGLPSWPGAWDTVVQALLAAIAGDRLPIPLRVAAGRHLAQAGDPRDLDLLISIPAAGFVMGSTTHPNSMPVHAAATAAFRVGRYPITNRAYAGFIAATGRPWRSADGPRAERANVPAVDLTWHDANAFCDWLTDRWRADGRIAMQERVRLPTEPEWEHAARCGQPDQDPLIVYPWEGGWHPSRANSSETGLNDTCAVGLFPAGRSLFGLDDMTGQVWEWTSTLWGPDMAHPAWAYPYRTDGRENPTADASIRRVLRGGCFSSGKAKACCTYRGSLEPDGFWRGNGFRIVVSA from the coding sequence ATGAACAAGGCGGATGCCGCGTGCCGTACGCTGATCGCGCGTTTCGGGGCGCGGAAGACATATCTGCCGCTGCTGGTGAACTATACGCACGAAGACAGAGCGGCAAAGGGACTTCGGACCATTGCCGACCCGAGTGCGGCGCGACCACCGATCCATTATTCCGCCGTCGAGGTCGTGGCGCAGGACCGCGCCGTGCTCCTGCTGGGACCGCACGGTGCCGGCAAGACGAGCTTCGCGCTCGATCTCGCTCTCAACCTCGCGGGCGAGCGGATCGGCGATCCCGCCTTCAACCTCGCCCGCCTGGAGCGCGTGCTGCCGCGCAACGATCTCGGGGATGTCGCACCGGAAGCCTGGAGCGGGAAGTTACCGGTGCCGGTCTATCTGCGGGTCACCGGGCCGACCACGCTCGCTGCGGTGCTGGAAGCCCTCCCCGGTGCGCCGACGCTCGGTGCAGGCGAGCCGATGTTGCTGATCCTCGATGGCGCGGAGCATCTTGACGCGTCGGCCGCGGAGATGTTCGCCGCACTCGGCGACCTGCTGGCACGCGTGCCGACGCTGCGTGTGCTGGTGCTCGGTGAAACCGGGCACTGCGCTGGTTGGTCGCTGCCGGACGTTTTTGCCACATACAGCCTGTTGCCGTTGCTGGAGACGCAGCGGGATGCCTACCGCAAGGCCGTCGCGCCGGCGGCCGAAGCCATGTCGGCACGCGGTGGGCCGGCACTGCCCGAATTGTTCCTGTTGTCGCTCGATCTCGTCGATCCGCCCGAGACGCCCTATCGACTGGTCGATGCCTGGCTTCTTGCGGCCCTTGGCTCGGACAACGCGGTCGCCCAGCTGGCCGCGCAGGCATTCGACAACCATCGCGACGCAGTACCGGCACCGAACGACCTGTCGTCGCTGGTCTCGCTTCATCTCGTGGCCCGCCATCTCGAGACGATCGGCCCATCCGCAATTCTCGCGATGTTCGCCAGCGACCCCGTCCGCTGGGCCGAGCCCGCCGGACTGACCGGTCGACGGCTCTCGGACAGGGCAACCGGTGACACAGGCGCCGCAACCTCGCTCGCCAGCCTGGTGGACGGGCTGGCCTCCCTCCCGGATGCAGCCGGCGGGCGGGGCGCGCTGGTGGCGGCCGGTGTTATCGAAACCGAGGGGCTGCCCTCATGGCCAGGTGCCTGGGACACGGTCGTGCAGGCGCTGTTGGCCGCCATTGCAGGAGATAGGCTGCCGATACCGCTGCGCGTCGCGGCTGGCCGGCACCTGGCGCAAGCGGGTGATCCGCGCGACCTCGACTTGCTGATCTCGATCCCGGCCGCCGGGTTCGTCATGGGGTCGACGACCCACCCCAACTCGATGCCGGTCCATGCCGCCGCGACGGCCGCCTTCCGGGTCGGCCGGTATCCCATCACGAACCGGGCCTATGCCGGTTTCATCGCCGCCACCGGACGGCCGTGGCGAAGCGCCGACGGGCCGCGTGCCGAACGCGCCAATGTGCCGGCGGTCGACCTGACCTGGCACGATGCGAACGCGTTCTGCGACTGGCTGACGGACCGGTGGCGCGCCGACGGCCGGATCGCGATGCAGGAGCGGGTGAGGCTGCCGACCGAACCGGAGTGGGAACACGCCGCCCGGTGCGGCCAGCCTGATCAGGACCCTTTAATCGTCTATCCGTGGGAAGGAGGCTGGCACCCGAGCCGTGCCAATTCCAGCGAAACCGGGCTGAACGATACCTGCGCCGTGGGCCTGTTCCCGGCGGGGCGATCGCTGTTCGGGCTGGACGACATGACGGGTCAGGTCTGGGAATGGACCAGCACCCTCTGGGGCCCCGACATGGCTCATCCGGCCTGGGCCTATCCCTACCGGACGGATGGACGCGAAAATCCTACGGCGGACGCATCGATCCGGCGCGTGCTGCGCGGCGGCTGCTTCTCCAGTGGCAAGGCGAAAGCCTGCTGCACCTATAGGGGCAGCCTCGAACCGGACGGGTTCTGGCGCGGCAATGGCTTCAGGATCGTCGTCTCGGCGTAA
- a CDS encoding VOC family protein gives MTADYTITFFYYDDLNVVIPFYEQTLGFELVLDQGMARIYRIGGGSYFGIVDGNRGHLHHQPNSAVLLTIVVDDVIAWHNRLRQDGVPGMSEILFGRFCEHFFFEDPSGYAIEVQRFRDPAVAALFHTAGPSRS, from the coding sequence ATGACCGCGGACTATACTATCACGTTCTTCTATTACGATGACCTCAACGTGGTGATCCCGTTCTATGAGCAGACGCTCGGGTTCGAGCTCGTGCTCGACCAGGGAATGGCGCGGATCTACCGTATCGGCGGCGGCAGCTATTTCGGCATCGTCGATGGCAATCGCGGCCATCTTCACCACCAGCCGAACAGCGCCGTGCTGCTGACGATCGTGGTCGACGACGTCATCGCCTGGCATAATCGCCTGCGGCAGGACGGGGTGCCGGGCATGTCGGAGATCCTGTTCGGCCGGTTCTGCGAACATTTCTTTTTCGAGGACCCCAGCGGCTACGCCATCGAGGTGCAGCGATTCCGGGATCCGGCTGTCGCCGCCCTGTTTCACACGGCCGGACCATCGCGATCATGA